The nucleotide sequence AAATATTGGCGGCGGCCATCCCGGCCCTGGAGCGCTTGCAAAAAGAAGAAGGGGAAGCAGGGCGCCGCAAAATTTCCCAGATTACCCGTTACGTGGCGCTGGGGTGGGCCATCTTGCAAAGCACCCTTTTAGCTAGCACCTGGGTCCGTCCCTTTGCCTATAACTTTGGCCCGGCCTTTGTGCTCAAAACGGCCCTAGTGCTCACAGCCGGCTCCCTATTCGTCATGTGGCTATCAGAGGTGATTACCGAGCGGGGCATCGGCAACGGGGCATCCCTGCTGATTTTTGTGAGTATCGTCTCTGGGTTGCCGGTTTCCATCAACCGCACGATTGAGTGGGTCAAAAGCGGCGGCAACATCGGCAGTGTGATTGTGCTGGTGCTGGCCTTTTTGGCCATGATTGTGGGGATTGTGTTTGTCCAGGAAGGGGTGCGGCGCATTCCCATCGTTTCGGCACGACGGCAGGTGGGCCGTAAATTCTATCGGGAGCAGCAAAGCTACTTGCCCCTACGGCTGAACCAGGGGAACGTGATGCCCATTATCTTTGCCTCGGCCATGTTGGTGCTGCCGGCATCTTTAGCCCAATTTACAGGCAACCCGGTGCTGGTGCAAATTGCTACCTATCTATCCCCTACCGGACCTGCCCCCTATCTGTATGTTCTGTTTTATCTGGCGCTCATTTTGATGTTTAGCTACTTCTACACCAGTTTGATTCTCAACCCGGTGGACATGGCCCAGAACCTAAAAAAAATGGGTTCGACGATTCCGGGTATTCGTCCCGGGAAGGCCACCAGTGAATACCTGGAAAAGGTACTCAACCGGTTGACGTTTTTGGGGGCGATTTTCTTGGGCTTGGTGGCCATCCTGCCGACGGCGGTGGAAAGCGCCACCCGGGTCACCACGTTTCAGGGATTTGGGGCCACGTCGCTGCTGATCATCGTGGGGGTGGCCATTGATACGGCCAAGCAGATTCAAACCTTTGTCATCTCCCAGCGCTACGAGGGGATGATGAAGCAGTAGTTTTGTTTTATTGCGCGAGGAAGGATTCATGCCACGGGTGATTTTGATGGGGCCGCCGGGGTCCGGCAAAGGCACACAAGGGGAGATTTTGGCCCAGATGTGGGGGGTGCCGCGCCTGGCGCCGGGGGACATTTTCCGGGACCACATCCGTCGGGGAACGCCCCTGGGCCAGGAGGTGAAAAGTTACAGCGACGCCGGCAAGTTGGTGCCCGATGAGGTGGTGATCCGGGTGATGGCGGAACGTTTGACGGCGGCCGATGCCCAGACCGGTTGGATTCTGGACGGGTTTCCCCGCACCGTGCCCCAGGCGGAGGCCCTGGAGGAACTCCTAGCACAATTGGGCCAACCCTGCGATGCCATCATCAACCTGGAGGTGCCGGAGGAGGTGCTGCTGCCCCGGTTGCTGCAACGGGCCAAGGAGCAAAACCGGGCGGATGACACCCCGGAGGTGATCCACCAGCGGCTCCAGGAGTACTACAGCAAAACCCAGCCCCTGTTGGATTTTTACCGCCAGCGGGTGATTCGTATTGACGGTACTCAGCCCATTCCCCAGGTGACCGCCCAGATCCAGGCACATCTGGCGGCAACTTGATAGTCTATAGATGTAGGTAATTCTTGCAGAGGGAGGGTGAGACAGCTTGTCTAAGCAAGACCTGATTGAGATGGAAGGCACCGTGACCGAGTCCCTACCCAACGCCATGTTCCGGGTGGACTTGGATAATGGGTTCAATGTCCTGGCCCACATTTCGGGCAAAATCCGGCGCAACTACATCAAAATCCTACCGGGCGACCGGGTGAAGGTGGAGTTGACCCCCTACGACCTGACCAAAGGCCGCATCACCTTCCGGCTAAAGAAAAAATAAATCCTATTGACAGGAACACCTCTTGCCGGTAGGATAATGATTTTGCTGTGGCTTTTGGGTAAGGGGTCATGAAAGTGCGGGCTTCGGTACGGCGGATGTGCGAAAAGTGCCGGGTCATTCGCCGGAAGGGGCGGGTGATGGTCATTTGCGTGAACCCCAAGCACAAGCAACGGCAAGGTTAATGCATTTGTGAGGGGCAGGTGGCACGGATTGCTGGTGTAGATATTCCCCGGGACAAGCGGGTCGAGGTTGCGCTGACTTACATTTACGGGATTGGGTTAACCCGGTCACGGCAGGTCCTAGCGGCGACGGGGGTCAACCCGGATACGCGGGTGAAGGACCTGACCGACCAGGAGGTGGCCGCCCTGCGGGAGTACATCGAGCAGAATTACCAGGTGGAGGGGGACCTGCGCCGGATCGAGGCGATGAACATCAAACGCCTGATGGATATCGGCTGCTACCGGGGACGACGCCATCGGTTGGGGTTACCGGTACGGGGGCAACGGACCCGCACCAACGCCCGCACCCGCAAGGGGGTTCGCAAGACAGTGGCCGGTAAGAAGAAGGCGACGGCGAAGAAGTAAGTAATCCAGTTCTCCACGCATTGCTTTGGGGGTTGTACCTATGGCACCGCAGAAGAAAGGGGGCGCGCGCAAACAGAAAAAGAACGTACCCAACGGCATTGCCCACATCCAGTCCACGTTCAACAACACCATCGTGACGATTACCGACCCCAAAGGGGATGTGATTGCCTGGTCCTCGGCGGGGGCCAGCGGCTTTAAGGGGGCCAAAAAGGGAACTCCCTTTGCGGCTCAGATGGCCAGTGAGAATGCGGCGCGGCAGGCCATGGAGCACGGGATGCGCCAGGTGGAGGTGATGGTGTCGGGACCGGGTTCAGGGCGAGAAACGGCGATCCGGGCGTTGCAGGCTGCGGGTTTGGAAATTACGCTCATCCGGGATGTGACGCCCATTCCCCATAACGGGTGTCGTCCCCCCAAGCGGCGGCGGGTATAACGTTGAACCCATCGGGAGGGTGCTATGGCGCAGTTTAAGGTAGAGGTGGTGGAAACGTCGGGCCAACAGCAGTATGGGCGCTTTATTTTAGAACCGCTGCACCAGGGTCAGGGCACAACGGTAGGGAATGCCCTGCGGCGCGTGTTGCTTGGCGATCTGGAAGGGGCGGCCATCACGGCGGTGCATATCGAAGGGGTGACCCACGAGTTCTCCACGGTGCCGGGGCTGCGGGAGGATGTACTGGAACTGATGCTGAATTTGAAGGAGGTGGTGCTGCGCAGCCACAGCCCGGAACGGCAACTGGGACGGCTCGAGCGGGTGCAGGGACCAATGATTATTACGGCGGGCCATTTGAAGCTACCCCCTGAGGTGGAGGTGGTGCATCCAACCCAGTACATTGCCACCCTGGCGGAGGGCTATACCCTGGAGATGGAGTTTTACGTGGAGCGGGGCCGGGGCTATCGCCTGCTGGATGGCAGCCATAGAGATGGCACGTCGGTGGATTTTCTCCAGATCGATGCGGTGTTTATGCCGGTACGCAAGGTGAACTGGCAGGTGGAGGAGTTCCGGGGTGAAGACGGTACCCTGAAGGACCGCCTGATTCTGGAGGTGACCACCGATGGGAGTATCAGCCCCAAGGAAGCGGTGAGTCAGGCGGCCCACATCCTGGTGGATTTGTTCTCGCCTTTGCGGACGATTACGGGTCTGGAGCCGACAGATAGCAGCCAAACCTCCGAGGAGGATAAGATTGGCCAGATTCCCATCGAGGAGTTGCAACTGTCGGTGCGGGCCTACAACTGCCTGAAGCGGGCGCAAATCCACACGGTGGCCGACCTGCTTAACTACAGCCAGGAGGAGCTGCTGGAGATCAAAAACTTCGGCCAGAAGTCGGCGGAAGAGGTGATCGAGGCGTTGCAAAACCGGCTGGGTATTGTGTTACCGAAGGAAAAGGCCTAGGGAGGGGGCGAGACGATGCGGCACGGCAAACGGATTCCCCGGCTGAGTAAACCGGCCGACCAGCGTAAGGCGCTGTTGCGGGCTTTGACGACAGCGCTGTTGCGTTATGGGCGCATTAGGACCACGAAGGCGCGGGCCAAGGCGGTGCGGGCGGAGGTGGACCGGATGATTACCTTGGCTAAAGATGGGTCTTTGGCGGCGCGGCGACGGGCGCTGGGGTACATCTACGACAAGCAGTTAGTGCATGCCCTGTTTGCCGAAGCCCCGGCGCGCTATGGCAACCGGTCGGGGGGCTATACCCGTATCATCCGCACGGTTCCCCGCCGGGGGGATAACGCGGAGATGGCGATCATCGAGTTGGTCTAGCCTTGCCCAGGGTTGCGCTGCTGTTGCAGTACATCGGCACCCATTTCCACGGCTGGCAGTCCCAACCGGGTCAGCGGACGGTCCAGGGGGTACTCCAGGAGGCGATTGCCCAGGTGTTGGGACAGCCGGTGACGGTGGTGGGGGCAGGGCGCACGGATACGGGGGTGCACGCAGCAGGGCAGGTGGCCCACTTTGATGCGCCGGAGACGATTCCTCCGGAGCGGTGGACGGCGATTCTGAATGGGCGATTACCCCCGGATGTGCTGGTGCGGGCGAGCGTGGCGGTGCCGCCGGATTGGCATGCTCGCTTTTCTGCCCGCTGGCGTCGCTATCGCTATTGCCTGTATACGGAAAAACAGAATAATCTGTTTTGTGCGCCCTTTTGCTGGCACTATTACTACGCGCCGCTGGATGTGGAGCGGATGCGGGCGGCGTTGGCACCCTTGGTGGGGCATTGGGAATTGCGGGCGTTTCACCGCAGTAACTCGGGGCGGGAGCACTCCTGGGTGCAGGTGCAGGAGGTGGCCTGTTGGCGACAAGGGGGCTGGGTGTATATTGAGGTGCAGGCTAATGCGTTTTTGTACGGGATGATGCGCCTCCTGGTGGGGATGCTGGTGGAGGTGGGGCGGGGCTGGCGCTCGGTGGGGGAATTTACGGCCCTGTGGCAGCAGCAACGGCGGGAGGAGGTGAAATATGCGGCACCGGCGCGGGGGTTGACCCTGCTGCGGGTTGGGTATGATGAGCCCTATTTGTTTCCCCTGCCTTTGGTGGAAATGGCCATGCCCCTCTGGGAGACCCAGCCCCAGGTTGCCCAGGCCGTGTTATGATGGATAGAGACTGTGCTATGACCCATCCGGTTATCCCGCAGGTTTTGGCGCTGGCCCGGCCCATCGGGGAATCTCTGGGTTTAGAGGTGGTGGGGGCTTCCTTCCATAGGGACCAGGTACCGCCGGTTTTGCGGATTGATATTCGCCATCCCCATCGGGATACGGGTTTGGAGGATTGTGAGCGCATGAGCCAAGCCCTGTCGCCGGCCCTGGACGCGGTGGATTGGTTTCCCGATGCCTATGTCCTGGAGGTGTCTAGCCCTGGTGTGGGGGAGGAACTGGTGACCGACCGGGACTTCCAGATTTTTCAGGGGTTTGCCGTGCGGGTGGAGTTGCATACGCCCTACCGGGGACGCCAGGAGTGGCAGGGTCGTCTCCTGTGCCGGGATGAGGAAGCGGTGGTGCTCAATCGGCGGGGCCGCACAGTGCGTCTTTTGCGGGCATGGGTGGCGCGGGTAGTCCTGACCACCGATGACCAGCCCGACTGAAACCTCAAACTACAACCAACTGAATAGGGCCTATGTCCATCATTGCTTTGCCGAATCTGAAGGAACTGATTGACGAGATCAGCCGCACCCACAACCTGCCGAAGGCGGAATTGCAAGAGGCGCTCCGGGAGGCGTTGCTGAAGGGCTACGAAAAGCACCGGCGGGCTAAGGAGTTGCATGTCCGGGAATTTAGCGATGATTATTTCCGCAACTTTGACGTGGAGCTGGACCTGGAGGAGGGGGGCTTCCGCATCCTGGCGGAGAAAACCATCGTGGAGGAGGTGAAGGACCCGGACCATGAGGTGGCCTTGGCGGAGGTGAAACCCTTTATCCCGGAGGCCCAGGTGGGGGGCACGGTGGTATTGGATGTGTCCCCCGAGGACCGGCGGGAACTGGGGCGCATGGCGGCGATGCAGACCAAACAGGTGTTCCACCAGTTGCTGCGGGAACTGAAGCGCCGCTTGATCCAAGAGGAGTTCCAGGACCTGGAGGGGACGGTGCTCACCGGGCGGATTCTCCGGTTTGAGCGGGGGTCCTGGATCGTTGGGGTCACCAGCGGCTACAACCAGACGGAGGTGGAGGCCGAGCTGCCCAAGAAAGAGCAACTGCCCAACGACAATTACCGGCCCGGCGCGACCTACAAGTTCTACCTGAAGCATGTCTACAGTGGTCCGCACCGGGGTCCGCAATTGGTGGTCTCGCGAGCGGATGCGGGGCTGGTGGTGTACCTGTTTGCCAACGAAGTGCCGGAGATGGAGGACGAGATTGTGCGGATTGTAGCGGTGGCCCGGGAAGCCAATCCCCCCACCCGCAACGTGGGGCCGCGCACCAAGATTGCCGTGGATACCCTGGACCGGGATGTGGACCCGGTGGGGGCTTGTATCGGGGCGCGGGGGTCCCGTATCCAGGCGGTGGTCAACGAGCTGCGGGGGGAAAAAATTGATGTGGTGCGCTGGTCCCCAGACCCGGCGACTTACATTGCCAATGCCCTGAGTCCGGCCCAGGTGGAAGCGGTGCGACTCGTGGACCCGGATGGTCGCCAAGCCCATGTACTGGTGGATGAAAAACAACTGAGCTTGGCAATTGGCAAGGAGGGGCAAAACGTTCGCTTAGCGGCCCGCTTGACGGGT is from Gloeomargarita sp. SRBZ-1_bins_9 and encodes:
- the rpsK gene encoding 30S ribosomal protein S11 → MAPQKKGGARKQKKNVPNGIAHIQSTFNNTIVTITDPKGDVIAWSSAGASGFKGAKKGTPFAAQMASENAARQAMEHGMRQVEVMVSGPGSGRETAIRALQAAGLEITLIRDVTPIPHNGCRPPKRRRV
- the infA gene encoding translation initiation factor IF-1, giving the protein MSKQDLIEMEGTVTESLPNAMFRVDLDNGFNVLAHISGKIRRNYIKILPGDRVKVELTPYDLTKGRITFRLKKK
- the rimP gene encoding ribosome maturation factor RimP, yielding MTHPVIPQVLALARPIGESLGLEVVGASFHRDQVPPVLRIDIRHPHRDTGLEDCERMSQALSPALDAVDWFPDAYVLEVSSPGVGEELVTDRDFQIFQGFAVRVELHTPYRGRQEWQGRLLCRDEEAVVLNRRGRTVRLLRAWVARVVLTTDDQPD
- a CDS encoding DNA-directed RNA polymerase subunit alpha, with product MAQFKVEVVETSGQQQYGRFILEPLHQGQGTTVGNALRRVLLGDLEGAAITAVHIEGVTHEFSTVPGLREDVLELMLNLKEVVLRSHSPERQLGRLERVQGPMIITAGHLKLPPEVEVVHPTQYIATLAEGYTLEMEFYVERGRGYRLLDGSHRDGTSVDFLQIDAVFMPVRKVNWQVEEFRGEDGTLKDRLILEVTTDGSISPKEAVSQAAHILVDLFSPLRTITGLEPTDSSQTSEEDKIGQIPIEELQLSVRAYNCLKRAQIHTVADLLNYSQEELLEIKNFGQKSAEEVIEALQNRLGIVLPKEKA
- the rpsM gene encoding 30S ribosomal protein S13 — encoded protein: MARIAGVDIPRDKRVEVALTYIYGIGLTRSRQVLAATGVNPDTRVKDLTDQEVAALREYIEQNYQVEGDLRRIEAMNIKRLMDIGCYRGRRHRLGLPVRGQRTRTNARTRKGVRKTVAGKKKATAKK
- the truA gene encoding tRNA pseudouridine(38-40) synthase TruA — encoded protein: MPRVALLLQYIGTHFHGWQSQPGQRTVQGVLQEAIAQVLGQPVTVVGAGRTDTGVHAAGQVAHFDAPETIPPERWTAILNGRLPPDVLVRASVAVPPDWHARFSARWRRYRYCLYTEKQNNLFCAPFCWHYYYAPLDVERMRAALAPLVGHWELRAFHRSNSGREHSWVQVQEVACWRQGGWVYIEVQANAFLYGMMRLLVGMLVEVGRGWRSVGEFTALWQQQRREEVKYAAPARGLTLLRVGYDEPYLFPLPLVEMAMPLWETQPQVAQAVL
- the secY gene encoding preprotein translocase subunit SecY, producing MDITRGRTPTAQETFAQMAQAAGLRGRLLLTIGILIVARLGIFIPVPGIDRQAFAESIARNPVIGFLDIFAGGGLSTLGIFALGILPYINASIILQILAAAIPALERLQKEEGEAGRRKISQITRYVALGWAILQSTLLASTWVRPFAYNFGPAFVLKTALVLTAGSLFVMWLSEVITERGIGNGASLLIFVSIVSGLPVSINRTIEWVKSGGNIGSVIVLVLAFLAMIVGIVFVQEGVRRIPIVSARRQVGRKFYREQQSYLPLRLNQGNVMPIIFASAMLVLPASLAQFTGNPVLVQIATYLSPTGPAPYLYVLFYLALILMFSYFYTSLILNPVDMAQNLKKMGSTIPGIRPGKATSEYLEKVLNRLTFLGAIFLGLVAILPTAVESATRVTTFQGFGATSLLIIVGVAIDTAKQIQTFVISQRYEGMMKQ
- a CDS encoding adenylate kinase — its product is MPRVILMGPPGSGKGTQGEILAQMWGVPRLAPGDIFRDHIRRGTPLGQEVKSYSDAGKLVPDEVVIRVMAERLTAADAQTGWILDGFPRTVPQAEALEELLAQLGQPCDAIINLEVPEEVLLPRLLQRAKEQNRADDTPEVIHQRLQEYYSKTQPLLDFYRQRVIRIDGTQPIPQVTAQIQAHLAAT
- the rpmJ gene encoding 50S ribosomal protein L36 gives rise to the protein MKVRASVRRMCEKCRVIRRKGRVMVICVNPKHKQRQG
- the nusA gene encoding transcription termination factor NusA; amino-acid sequence: MSIIALPNLKELIDEISRTHNLPKAELQEALREALLKGYEKHRRAKELHVREFSDDYFRNFDVELDLEEGGFRILAEKTIVEEVKDPDHEVALAEVKPFIPEAQVGGTVVLDVSPEDRRELGRMAAMQTKQVFHQLLRELKRRLIQEEFQDLEGTVLTGRILRFERGSWIVGVTSGYNQTEVEAELPKKEQLPNDNYRPGATYKFYLKHVYSGPHRGPQLVVSRADAGLVVYLFANEVPEMEDEIVRIVAVAREANPPTRNVGPRTKIAVDTLDRDVDPVGACIGARGSRIQAVVNELRGEKIDVVRWSPDPATYIANALSPAQVEAVRLVDPDGRQAHVLVDEKQLSLAIGKEGQNVRLAARLTGWKIDIKDKNKYDAAAEDARIQEIIAERERQKAQADAQEE
- the rplQ gene encoding 50S ribosomal protein L17; this encodes MRHGKRIPRLSKPADQRKALLRALTTALLRYGRIRTTKARAKAVRAEVDRMITLAKDGSLAARRRALGYIYDKQLVHALFAEAPARYGNRSGGYTRIIRTVPRRGDNAEMAIIELV